Proteins encoded in a region of the Agromyces protaetiae genome:
- a CDS encoding ABC transporter permease: MVRSLVTRLLSSVAVFFVIAIALFGLVRLAPGDPVEMMVPPDVAGEGREEYLDGLRERLGLDQPLYVQFVRWFGGMLTGDLGYSYANGQPVGQLLADRLGPTVLLMGTAIVIGLLIAVPAGVIAAVKRNRSADYAISSLSVIAIAVPSFFLAMLAIYVFALRIPIFPSSGMYSSGRNDLPDLLMHMVLPVTILGLTVAAPFIRYVRSGMLEELGKDYVRAVVAKGASPRRVVGHALRNSLISLVTVLALYIPGFLAGAVVLEQVFAWPGMGQLAITALTTRDYPVIIGFGLYVAVLVLTCNLIADLLYAVVDPRVRTAR; the protein is encoded by the coding sequence ATGGTCCGATCCCTCGTCACCCGCCTCCTTTCCAGCGTCGCGGTGTTCTTCGTCATCGCGATCGCGCTGTTCGGACTGGTCCGGCTCGCGCCCGGCGACCCCGTCGAGATGATGGTGCCGCCGGACGTGGCCGGAGAGGGCCGGGAGGAGTACCTCGACGGCCTGCGCGAACGGCTCGGCCTCGACCAGCCGCTGTACGTGCAGTTCGTGCGCTGGTTCGGCGGGATGCTCACGGGTGACCTGGGATACTCCTACGCGAACGGCCAGCCGGTCGGCCAGCTCCTGGCCGACCGGCTCGGCCCGACCGTGCTGCTCATGGGCACCGCGATCGTGATCGGGCTGCTGATCGCGGTGCCCGCGGGCGTCATCGCCGCCGTCAAGCGCAACCGCTCGGCCGACTACGCGATCAGCAGCCTGAGCGTCATCGCGATCGCCGTGCCGAGCTTCTTCCTCGCGATGCTCGCGATCTACGTCTTCGCCCTGCGCATCCCCATCTTCCCGTCATCGGGCATGTACTCCTCGGGCCGGAACGACCTGCCTGACCTGCTCATGCACATGGTCCTGCCGGTCACGATCCTGGGACTCACGGTCGCCGCGCCGTTCATCCGCTACGTCCGCAGCGGCATGCTCGAGGAGCTCGGCAAGGACTACGTCAGGGCGGTGGTGGCGAAGGGCGCCTCGCCGCGGCGGGTCGTCGGGCACGCGCTGCGCAACAGCCTCATCTCGCTCGTCACGGTGCTCGCGCTGTACATCCCCGGATTCCTCGCGGGCGCCGTCGTGCTGGAGCAGGTCTTCGCCTGGCCGGGCATGGGGCAGCTCGCGATCACCGCGCTCACCACACGCGACTATCCGGTCATCATCGGGTTCGGCCTCTACGTCGCCGTGCTCGTGCTGACCTGCAACCTGATCGCCGACCTGCTCTACGCGGTCGTCGATCCCCGAGTCAGGACGGCGAGATGA
- a CDS encoding aspartate aminotransferase family protein, whose translation MVSATQQLEVAAKALIPGGVNSATRNVGAPATFASAHGAYMTDVEGRRFTDYHAAFGAILLGHTDERVNDAITAAIRDMDLVGLGATELEVTAARMMVDAIPSVEMVITTMSGSEAVFQALRLARGATGRSRIVKFQGCFHGSYDAIARNVISPADRAYGWDPNSSGVLDDAMQHTHIAEFNDLESVEEIFRRYGDDIAAVILEPVPHNVGALLPEQAFLEGLRRITREHGSVLIFDEVITGFRHALGGYQELCGVTPDLTTFGKAMGNGYPVAGMGGSAELMSNFSSQGGSVMLAGTFNGNSVSMAAAIATIGALQDPELRVHEHLFRLGARMRAGLTEITTDLEIPAVVTGVGSVFVTYFLDGAVRGYRDLLRNDDDAYATFHRRMIDQGSYMYPMALKRNHISYAHTDADVDRTLEQAGDVLAAMAREGAFSAVRQHGRANV comes from the coding sequence GTGGTCTCGGCTACTCAGCAGCTTGAAGTCGCTGCCAAGGCGCTCATCCCGGGAGGCGTCAACTCCGCCACCCGGAACGTCGGCGCACCGGCGACGTTCGCGTCGGCGCACGGCGCGTACATGACGGATGTCGAGGGGCGCCGGTTCACCGATTATCACGCCGCCTTCGGCGCCATCCTGCTGGGCCACACCGACGAGCGCGTGAACGACGCGATCACCGCGGCGATCCGGGACATGGACCTCGTCGGGCTCGGCGCGACCGAGCTCGAGGTGACGGCGGCGCGCATGATGGTCGACGCGATCCCCTCCGTCGAGATGGTCATCACGACGATGAGCGGCTCCGAGGCGGTGTTCCAGGCGCTGCGGCTCGCCCGCGGTGCGACCGGACGCTCGCGGATCGTGAAGTTCCAGGGCTGCTTCCACGGCAGCTACGACGCGATCGCCCGCAACGTCATCTCGCCGGCCGATCGCGCCTACGGGTGGGACCCCAACTCCAGCGGCGTCCTCGACGACGCCATGCAGCACACGCACATCGCCGAGTTCAACGACCTCGAGAGCGTCGAGGAGATCTTCCGCCGCTACGGCGACGACATCGCGGCCGTCATCCTCGAGCCGGTGCCGCACAACGTGGGCGCGCTGCTGCCCGAACAGGCGTTCCTCGAGGGCCTGCGGCGGATCACCCGCGAGCACGGCTCGGTGCTCATCTTCGACGAGGTCATCACGGGCTTCCGGCACGCGCTCGGCGGCTATCAGGAGCTGTGCGGAGTGACGCCCGACCTGACCACCTTCGGCAAGGCGATGGGCAACGGCTACCCCGTGGCGGGCATGGGCGGCTCGGCCGAGCTGATGTCGAACTTCAGCTCGCAGGGCGGCAGCGTCATGCTCGCGGGCACGTTCAACGGCAACTCCGTCTCCATGGCCGCGGCGATCGCGACCATCGGGGCGTTGCAGGACCCGGAGCTCCGCGTGCACGAGCACCTGTTCCGGCTCGGGGCGCGCATGCGCGCCGGACTCACCGAGATCACGACCGACCTCGAGATCCCGGCCGTCGTGACCGGCGTCGGCTCGGTGTTCGTCACCTACTTCCTCGACGGTGCGGTGCGCGGCTACCGCGACCTGCTCCGCAACGACGACGACGCGTACGCCACCTTCCACCGGCGCATGATCGACCAGGGCTCGTACATGTACCCGATGGCGCTGAAGCGCAATCACATCTCGTACGCGCACACCGACGCCGACGTCGACCGGACGCTCGAGCAGGCCGGTGACGTCCTCGCCGCGATGGCACGCGAGGGCGCGTTCTCGGCCGTCCGGCAGCACGGGCGCGCGAATGTCTGA
- a CDS encoding Gfo/Idh/MocA family oxidoreductase, producing MTARVPVLLAGVSGAGAQDHQRRMWAPNLAAAGLDPVGVWIPQHATDDEIGRATRLSADLGVPLDQSASPTRPAQATVACLRGDDRITLLRHAAETGMPVLLDKPTLDSTQELERLVASVPDAHVLPGHHLAAHPAFVRLLAAVRGAEVGLLRAVFAELVVPSGDGLSPVGELRNLGVYLLDLVRALTGAGEIRLQAGGTPDGASWTLLGTGAHDVVVSAHVSRLPATATDASGDASPLRAAVRVQGTHGSAMADLTRPALTVRGSAGQRRVPYGENSVVALLGRLASAARGETATPPLSDLLALSRALDGVAHSAATREPVEIAW from the coding sequence ATGACCGCCCGGGTCCCCGTCCTGCTCGCCGGCGTGAGCGGCGCGGGCGCGCAAGACCACCAGCGCCGGATGTGGGCGCCGAACCTGGCAGCCGCCGGGCTGGACCCGGTCGGCGTCTGGATCCCGCAGCACGCGACCGACGACGAGATCGGCCGTGCGACGCGGCTCTCCGCCGACCTCGGCGTCCCGCTCGACCAGTCGGCTTCGCCCACGCGCCCCGCTCAGGCGACGGTCGCCTGTCTGCGCGGCGACGACCGGATCACGCTGCTCCGGCACGCGGCCGAGACCGGCATGCCGGTCCTGCTCGACAAGCCGACCCTCGATTCCACCCAGGAGCTCGAGCGCCTCGTCGCGTCGGTGCCCGACGCCCACGTGCTCCCGGGCCACCATCTCGCCGCGCACCCGGCGTTCGTTCGCCTGCTCGCCGCGGTGCGCGGCGCAGAGGTCGGCCTGCTCCGCGCCGTGTTCGCCGAGCTCGTCGTGCCGTCCGGCGACGGGCTCAGCCCGGTCGGCGAACTGCGGAACCTCGGCGTCTACCTGCTCGACCTCGTGCGGGCCCTCACCGGTGCCGGCGAGATCCGCCTGCAGGCCGGCGGCACCCCAGACGGCGCCTCGTGGACGCTGCTCGGCACCGGCGCGCACGACGTCGTCGTGAGCGCCCACGTCAGCCGGCTCCCGGCGACGGCGACGGATGCCTCGGGCGATGCCTCACCGCTGCGCGCCGCCGTGCGGGTGCAGGGCACGCACGGGTCCGCGATGGCGGACCTCACGCGCCCCGCGCTGACGGTCCGCGGCTCGGCCGGCCAGCGGCGCGTGCCGTACGGCGAGAACTCGGTCGTCGCACTGCTGGGCCGACTCGCCTCGGCGGCGCGCGGGGAGACCGCGACGCCGCCCCTCTCCGACCTCCTCGCGCTCTCCCGTGCGCTCGACGGCGTGGCCCACTCGGCGGCCACGCGCGAGCCCGTGGAGATCGCCTGGTGA
- a CDS encoding Gfo/Idh/MocA family protein has translation MSEPRTPLGVALIGVGGIAASHLAALRSTDEARLVGVTDLALGLAAQVADREGCAVYPDVDALLAAPEVEAVIVCTPNITHEELGHRVLDAGRHLLMEKPLAMTVEGAAGLEAHAERAGKVLAVGHSHRFSDQSLAVRSAIDSGGIGRPNYVRITMNGGWIWPGWDAWVLDPARSGGHSLHNGVHLTDLAAWWMGEPATSVYAAGQHATSAALQIHDYLVIQLGFASGASAICEVSRAERPRTGSFLELVVAGDAGLIERTWDADGLLAWTETGLTTWPVPGGSARTFVREIESFANAARGIGSVVPPTRDAVAAVEVAEASEASLRTGRTVLVGGAR, from the coding sequence ATGTCTGAGCCGCGGACGCCGCTCGGCGTGGCGCTCATCGGCGTGGGCGGGATCGCCGCCTCGCATCTCGCCGCGCTGCGCAGCACCGACGAGGCCCGGCTCGTCGGGGTCACCGACCTGGCGCTGGGACTCGCCGCGCAGGTCGCGGATCGTGAGGGCTGCGCCGTCTACCCCGACGTGGACGCGCTGCTCGCGGCCCCCGAGGTCGAGGCCGTGATCGTCTGCACGCCGAACATCACGCACGAGGAGCTCGGGCACCGGGTGCTCGACGCCGGTCGCCACCTGCTCATGGAGAAGCCGCTCGCGATGACCGTCGAGGGCGCGGCGGGGCTCGAGGCCCACGCCGAGCGCGCCGGCAAGGTGCTGGCCGTCGGGCACAGCCATCGCTTCTCAGACCAGAGCCTCGCCGTGCGGTCGGCGATCGACTCGGGCGGCATCGGGCGGCCGAACTACGTCCGCATCACCATGAACGGCGGCTGGATCTGGCCGGGCTGGGACGCCTGGGTGCTCGACCCGGCACGCTCCGGCGGGCACTCGCTGCACAACGGCGTGCACCTCACCGATCTCGCGGCCTGGTGGATGGGCGAGCCCGCCACGAGCGTGTACGCCGCGGGCCAGCACGCGACCAGCGCGGCGCTGCAGATCCACGACTACCTCGTCATCCAACTCGGCTTCGCCTCGGGCGCCAGCGCGATCTGCGAGGTCAGCCGGGCCGAGCGCCCGCGCACCGGCTCGTTCCTCGAGCTCGTCGTCGCGGGCGACGCCGGGCTCATCGAGCGCACGTGGGATGCCGACGGCCTGCTGGCGTGGACCGAGACCGGCCTCACGACGTGGCCCGTGCCTGGCGGCTCGGCCCGGACGTTCGTCCGCGAGATCGAGAGCTTCGCGAACGCCGCACGTGGCATCGGCAGCGTCGTTCCGCCGACCCGCGATGCCGTGGCGGCCGTCGAGGTCGCCGAGGCATCCGAAGCGTCCCTGCGAACCGGCCGCACCGTGCTCGTGGGAGGTGCCCGATGA
- a CDS encoding ABC transporter substrate-binding protein — MRKRLLAATTVVAATMLFVTGCTSDPAPAPEATGPTSANVYLYQKPVSFNPLKSAQGAEQLTMSLVFDNLLTTNPDFEFEPRLAESWDVSDDARTFTFHLREGLTWSDGEPFTADDVVFSYNAFADPAVGSAWSSRLSGVEGYAAYQDGSADSLAGVTAVDENTVEIVLSEPNAGFLSVIGYGTVFFIMPEHVLADADRATLLENEFFDLPNVGMGPYVMDAFQVDQQIELSANENYRTDVGIDTLYLKMVTSDVATAQLGTGELDLVQVSPLDMGTVETLPGVTVEASPSAGFNRLGVNGSKPYLADPRVRQALVQAIDRQGIIDGVLGGYASALNTSIMTPWAIPDDLDEYEYDADAAAALLAEAGWDPAQEIALSWVPGQRDRDQMATVIIENLQAAGVNAVANQVDAGMLTDSYRNMTFDLVLFGGGVYTPDPASTFPIFSCVLYPTGGNMTQICDEELDAAMKAGAATADQEVRAESYQEAARLENANVPYIWLNVPDTIWATTERLQGFVPHGDFTNGFWNAADWTVTG; from the coding sequence ATGAGAAAGCGATTGCTTGCGGCCACCACCGTGGTCGCCGCAACGATGTTGTTCGTCACCGGCTGTACGTCCGATCCCGCTCCGGCCCCCGAAGCGACCGGCCCGACCTCGGCCAACGTGTACCTCTACCAGAAGCCGGTCTCGTTCAACCCGCTGAAGTCGGCCCAGGGCGCCGAACAGCTGACGATGTCGCTGGTGTTCGACAACCTGCTGACGACGAACCCCGACTTCGAGTTCGAGCCCCGGCTCGCCGAGTCGTGGGACGTCTCCGACGACGCACGCACGTTCACCTTCCACCTGCGGGAAGGCCTGACCTGGAGCGACGGTGAGCCGTTCACGGCCGATGACGTCGTGTTCAGCTACAACGCGTTCGCGGACCCGGCGGTCGGGAGTGCCTGGTCGTCGCGCCTCTCCGGCGTCGAAGGCTACGCGGCGTACCAGGACGGATCGGCGGACTCGCTCGCCGGCGTGACGGCCGTCGACGAGAACACGGTCGAGATCGTCCTCTCCGAGCCGAATGCCGGGTTCCTCTCGGTCATCGGCTACGGCACGGTCTTCTTCATCATGCCCGAGCACGTGCTCGCGGACGCCGACCGCGCGACGCTGCTGGAGAACGAGTTCTTCGACCTGCCGAACGTGGGTATGGGGCCCTATGTCATGGACGCGTTCCAGGTCGACCAGCAGATCGAGCTCTCGGCCAACGAGAACTACCGCACCGACGTCGGCATCGACACGCTCTACCTGAAGATGGTGACCAGCGACGTCGCGACCGCGCAGCTCGGCACGGGCGAGCTCGACCTCGTGCAGGTCTCGCCGCTCGACATGGGTACGGTCGAGACGCTGCCCGGCGTGACCGTCGAGGCGAGCCCGTCGGCGGGCTTCAACCGGCTCGGCGTGAACGGCTCCAAGCCCTACCTCGCCGACCCGCGCGTGCGTCAGGCGCTCGTGCAGGCCATCGACCGTCAGGGCATCATCGACGGCGTGCTCGGCGGCTACGCCTCGGCGCTCAACACCTCGATCATGACGCCATGGGCCATCCCGGACGACCTCGACGAGTACGAGTACGACGCCGACGCCGCAGCCGCGCTGCTGGCCGAGGCCGGCTGGGATCCCGCCCAGGAGATCGCCCTGTCGTGGGTGCCGGGTCAGCGCGACCGCGACCAGATGGCCACGGTGATCATCGAGAACCTGCAGGCGGCGGGCGTGAACGCCGTCGCCAACCAGGTCGACGCCGGCATGCTCACGGACAGCTACCGGAACATGACGTTCGACCTGGTCCTGTTCGGCGGTGGCGTGTACACGCCGGACCCCGCCAGCACGTTCCCGATCTTCTCGTGCGTCCTGTACCCGACGGGCGGCAACATGACCCAGATCTGCGACGAGGAGCTCGACGCCGCGATGAAGGCCGGCGCCGCGACCGCGGACCAGGAGGTCCGCGCCGAGTCCTACCAGGAAGCCGCGCGCCTCGAGAACGCGAACGTACCGTACATCTGGCTGAACGTGCCCGACACCATCTGGGCGACGACCGAGCGGCTCCAGGGCTTCGTGCCGCACGGTGACTTCACCAACGGGTTCTGGAACGCCGCCGACTGGACGGTGACGGGCTAA